TTGGTTTGTGTGCTGGTAGGGAAAGTGGTGCACGGAGAGACCACCACAGCTCATGCTGTATTAAATGGACTGCAGTACTACCACCAGGATTGGGCTCACGCTGCTGCTTTCGTCACTGTGCCACCCCTCAGACTGGACCCCAATACACCCAATTACCTGCTCAGCCTTCTGGGAAAGTAAGCTGATTTTTACCAGATGCATTTTTATTCATATATACCTATACAGTTACATCACTAACAATAAAATTGACATCGGAATCTCTCTTTTTATGATGATATGTAGTGACACTCTCAACGTTGTGGCATCGGATCACCGGCCCTTTACCACTAAACAGAAGGCAATGGGCAAGGATGACTTCACTAAAATCCCTCACGGTGTTGCAGGCGTGGAGGATCGCATGAGTGTTATCTGGGAGAGGGGAGTGGTATGTCTTTTTTCACTACGCACGTTTTTACGATGCTGATATTGTTACTACAGCTAATCCGAAAGTCAGTTGACATGTTTTGTTTAGTGTCTGCATAAAATGTTAACACATTAGTTCATACAATAAGGCATCTCTTTTAAACCTAAGCACATCTGTGCAAGGCTGCTGAAGCCTGGCTTTTACTGCTAGTTGCCACTGAAGCGGCATATATGGGCCATGTCAGGAtaaaactcaaataaaataaaatacaataaaaaaaaattgccacctGTAACATGTAATTATGTCGCTATAACTAATATGAAGTAATggtattacattttgaattaaagggacactttttttaaatatgctaattttccagctcccctagagttaaacatttaatttttaccattttggaatccattcagctgttcaccgggtctggtggtaccacttttagcatagcttagcataatccattgaatctgattagaccattagcatggcgctcaaaaataaccaaagagtttggatatgtttcctattcaaaacttgactcttctgtagttacaccgTGCACCGAGACAGACGGAAAACCAAAAGTTGCGACCTTCTAGGCAGacatgtctaggaactatactctcattctggcataataatgaaggactttgctgctgtaacatggctgcagcaggcgtagtggtGTTaggcagtgcccgaaaatagtccccttggatacattcaatagcaggggactattttcgggcattgcgtaatatcattgcgtctcctgcagccatgttatggcagcaaagtcctagATTATTATGAGGGAAACAATAGAAATGTCTTTGCAGTGTTTCACGTGTCCTCCTTTATTAGGTTGGAGGCAAGATGGACGAGAATCGTTTTGTTGCTGTCACTAGTGCCAATGCTGCAAAGATCTACAACCTTTATCCCCGGAAAGGCAGGATCATTCCTGGGGCTGATGCTGATGTGGTCGTCTGGGATCCAGAGTCAACAAGGTATCTGTAATAATGAAGAATTAAAATCAGGAGGGATTTGAAAAACCTTTATTAACATTTGATAAAAGAAAATCATTTACTCATGTAGTGTGAAATACAttatatgtaagggataatgtataggcagccggTTGTTGTCATGAAATAAGCCCTGACAGTGTGATCgtgaagcggagggtcttgtatcacactgaaggggcttattttgcAAAAACAACCAGCTGCATGGTATTATCCTtcttattacatggctatttacctcataaatAAGGCAAGgaatattaaatattgattcGAAATTTAAACGAATGCAGAACTTTCGCaaggaaaacctgtttatttttagttgtaagataagacaagatgtTCAGATATCACAAACACACcatttggtttatttatttttaaatataatgtacggaataattgacgacaggctgttgaattataagaaaataatgcacacccaaggtggtaatgccattacatgcattattttcaaataattcaaagggcCAAAGTCACAATACACAATGTAGTCAATTAcaaagtcaattattcctcttctACCACGTTTACCACAAaaattgctctggtgcctatttttaagacatttgacaagttaggtgtgcggttatcagaaattaatgcatacccacggaacatttctcagccaatcagaatacagcattcaaccgacccgtggtataaatgttattaaattacatatttatatttaatttttgtgtaatattaaattccccgccaatgacgagttatctcgtcaattaagaaaaaacatttgcataaaaatgtatttgtgaagaatttttatgttaatctgcaataccgcgattatcaaCTAGATGACTtaccaatttatgaaaaaactgaagccaaaacgttatttactaatttaatttaaactctatgtatgttttgataatcaatCTGAATCTGTTCTCTAACataattccttcacaaaaatgcaattattacagctttttacatatttttaaagaaaaatactaatatttaagagtttataagcagagaaaaaaatatagataggatgaaatggtttttccctgttttgtttgtttgttcgtttgTTGTtagaaagcagagggtctgttctttcaattgatatatttatgtttatatatttttagaaaaaaatgttcCTGGATGGCATGttatgaaacttttgtgaaaatcacaaaaaatgctggtgggcaacttttcaaaaaatgagttaaactgtacctgtcaaaatgatttaccGTGTGTTATAAGTTCTGAGCGGTTGTTATCtaggaataacaaacctgcaaatgtcacgactggccaatcagaatcaagcattctaacgagccgtgtaataaatgtttttatctacCTGTAGGACCATCGCTGCAGCCACTCAGTGGCAGGGTGGTGATGTAAACCTGTACGAGAATCTACGCTGTCACGGCGTCCCCCTGGTAACCATCAGCCGCGGGCGCGTAGTCTATGAAAATGGCATTTTTACTTGCGCCGAGGGCTCGGGGAAGTTCTACCCTCTACGAACTTTCCCAGACTACCTCTATAAGAAAATGGTCCAGCGGGAGAAGGTACTTTACTGTgttgtttatattgtttatgcatTTCATTATATAgcactgcatgcattttttgtttatgtacTACCTCTCTACCTGCAGTGTCAGGCACTTAAGGGCGTAGAACGAGCACCATACACTGGGGATGTAGCTGCAGTACAAAATTCAGGCAAGAAGGAATCGGCCACTGCAGATGGGGACATGGCCCCACGACCTTGTACTCGCCACGGGGGAATGAGAGACCTGCATGAGTCCGGCTTTAGCTTGTCTGGTACAGTTACTTTAAAGATTAAACATCACAGTAAATGCTGTACGGATGAATCTCATATAAAACATCCTGGTACATGTTTTACCCCAAAATCAAGGgaagaaaaatatgaaattgtattttacacaaaaaataatttgaGATTATTAGGATTTTTGCACTGTAACATTTCCTCCAAAAAATATGTTAAacgagacatttcacaagaccttaagatgtcaaaaaaatctttggtgtccctagagtacgtatgtgaagttttagctcaaaatatcatatagataatttattatagcatgttaaaattgcctctttgtaggtgtgagcaaaaatgtgccatcctttaaaatgcaaaaatgtgccatcctttaaaatgcaaatgagttgatctcagCACTAGAtatcagtgctgtggttggatagtgcagattaaggggctgtattatccccttctgacatcacaaggggagctaaatttcaatgacctatttctttatatgcttgcagagaatggtttaaagttactgggttgtttttttcacatttactaggttgatagaagcactggggacccaattataggacttaaacatggaaaaagtcagattttcatgatatgtcccctttaaaatacagtccctccagaaaaacgtgattatgcgatcgcatgatttaaTGCATTATCAGCCAATGGCCGGATATTTATGCGGGGgtcgcattttttaaatatgccgcactttcgccgcataaattgcagatttctgctcgcaaaatatgcgggacttgcatgatttcataatcgaCGCATTTTAGTAGCAGAAAGTCATATGTTAGGAAGTGATTTAATTACGCGACGTGAACATCagtgaaaagctgcaaaagcaaGTTTGGAAAGTtctcgcataaaattgcataaatatcccgcatattccatcgcattttttaagaaaacgtgccgcaagatcaaggatttttgcccgcaacaatcacaaaaaaatcttacattttaaaatttaaatctgcatcatttaaatgcagtACAACAAATACAATTCATGATAtacttaaacataaaataacagGTTACTGACTGGTGTGTGCACTTATGAGAAACATGGTGTGTAAAAGTTTTCATAATTAAAAACTTTGGTCCTAATAcactctttttttttctttttggggTTTTCATGTGATCTTTAGATTGATAGCAAGTCAAGTCAACtcgcatttatttattttttattgcttcaagaaatacaaaaaaagctggaaaattatttaatatatagtatatataataGAATATATAGTATTGCACATTTTATTGTCATCATAAATAGTTTATAACctaataaaatgcaatatacTTTTTTGTTGATTATCAAACATGTAGGCAATTAATGTGATAAATAACAGGCATCATATTAAATTATCATTGATGCTTttgtatattacatttaaatttcccttaaaataaaaaataaataaaagcaagAGTTTGACATTACATAAAGAATTTGCAATAGTACGATGAACAGCAGTGTATATATACATAGATTGTGTAGACTCTATGGgttggtttcctggacagagattatcttaaaccaggactatgccttaatttaattaggaaatataactagttttaacaaacatgccttaaaaacattacttgtgtgtattttgaggcaaaacaaaggccCTGAAGTATTTTAAtacatgtcagtgcaagttgttttcagtttggacagctcttacatttattttagtctaggactagtctaatccctgtcctggAAAACCCCCTCCTATAATTCCtataattttcctttttttgacAGGTGCTCAAATCGATGACAACATTCCAAAGAGAGCCTCTGCCAGGATTCTAGCGCCACCCGGTGGTCGCTCTAGTGGAATCTGGTAAACCTTCGGAGCAGCACTTTAAAAATTCTGAAACTAAACACATTCATGTTTTGGCAGCCTCACATCTGATTCacgttatttaattttaaacactTGCAATTAAACttcattgtttttatatatgtatatgtgtacaAGGTAACAATATATTTGTTTGTAAGCAAGATGCAAGTCAGAATTTCTTGTGAGAGATTTGGTAATAAAAAGTAACAGGGTGTTTCGTTCTTTATATTAAAAGGAATAAAATTGTGAAGGTTGTATTTAGATGAAACACAGCTGTAGTGCAGAATAAACCAGTTAAATTTTAGGCATTGTTTTTAGGGTACGGGGAGAGACCCTTTTATAAGTTACTACATATGCTTTTAAAGTATTCCTAAAACAGCAACCGAACATTTTGTTTAGAATGGAATTGATTTTAGTTTTTGTATCGTTCATGGCTTAAAAATGTGAACCATTGTAaagttatttaatattttaactgttttaatgtgttgacaGATGACTATACATTTACCTCAGTGTGTTAACTTTTGAATTACACTACACTTACAGTATGTACAATAGCATCCTGCCTCTCCACAGTTACAACTATGCTGACCAATCAACAACTTTTGATAGCATACAAAAACGTTTTTGCTCTTTGTTAAGGTGTTTCAGTATTTTTATGCTTATTTTTTTGATGTACTGAAGATTTAAAGGCCAATTCGGTGTATTTGATTGTTTTTCAGTCGTGTAAGTTATTTTCATACCATTGGTAAATGACAGACACTTGTTGGTGATGAAGTCAGATGgtatttaaatgttgtttataaGCACATGGTGTTGACCTATACAATGTGAAATAAGCATAATATTGTTTACTATGTCACATATCAGATTGTCTTCTTTAGCTCTGTAGTAAAACTATCTGAAACCTGCTTGATTCAACACTAAATATTATTAGCTGTATTAATTTTGTTAGTTTGCATTCTCCTTGTTATTCGTAGGATCTTATTGAACATTCAAAGCTGGGTTCTGAACTATAATTATGGTGAAATACCATTGGTTTACTGTTTACTTAAAGATTACCACTGTGCATTGATTCAGAAACATTTATGGTTCACTTTTACTAACCACACCCCAGTTAAAGACACCAGACTGCTAACCGAGTCATGTGTTCATTTTGGTACATGTTGGTGTAAGTTGCTTCACGCACTTCTGTAAAGAGACCATTTGAAAACACTTTACCTGTTAAACACGATGTAATGGTGACAAGCATTAGTGTGAAAAGAGCATTTCTGTTGGtgctgaatattcatgtatttttttattctggaTTTTCAGTATGCATTTCAATTTTCTAAAATGTGTTGTGTATGCACAGTTGTGTGTATTAACATATGTTTATCTCATGAAAAGTGCAAATAAACCCCCTTCAACCTCAattatgtgtgttttttgaaccataaaacTGTATTTCTTGTTTAGTGAAGTAAGATCTTGTGCTTATAACATTTTTATAGATATATCacaatttataataagtcaTTAATAGGGCAGTTTGGTTCTGGTTGGAGTTTTATTTATCAGAATTCTCtcatttaaacaacaaaaaacgattttttttttttaattattgggTAAATCTGGAAATTCAACAAAACTACAGTTAAACAAAGATGTTGAAGAAACTCAAGAAATTGTATATGAAAATTATTTAAGTTAAAATGGTACCCTTTCAGTAAAAAATTTTAATAGTAGAATGATTTTTAAAGTGTTTCATGGCCAGTATAATAATGCTCATGTAATGAAGGGATGTCGCGCATGCGCACCAATCGTTGCAGTGTGTTGTATGCTATCGGGGGCGGCCCGTAACTAAGGAGCGCTGCATATCTGGCAACCCGTAGCAGCAGTGGACAGCCTTCACCTCGGATTTGACAGCGATATTGCCTTCAGCCAGTGTCTTATCAACATTGGGGAGGACGCAATAACAAACACAGTGAGTagaacattttaaaattgcacCATTCATTAGATTTATTTTCTACTAGCAAGCAGTAAATGGCCGTACTGGTCTCTTTTGTGTGtcgcgcgcgcgcgtgtgtgtgttgcCTGTAACGTATACGACGGGGCCTGCAGAGGGGGCAGATTACATAGCAACTGTCATAATAATGGACCGTTTGTTCAGCAGATCCACAGTTTTACACATCACTGCAGATTTGAAATCGTTGCTTTTCATAACAAAACGCGAAATTGATATGTATTTATGTTGGCGTAAAGATAATAAAGAGATGTATTAGTGACATACATAGCATGTGTAGGGCCTGCGTTTCTACTGTAACGTTAACTCATATCGTACAAGTAAGTTAactgtaacattttaatatttaaaaccaTAATTTAGagcaaataaaaataacttgaattatatgagatgtttttatattCCATGATGAATAACTGAATAGCGAATATATGAGGTAAcgttaataataaaataataaaagtattaatgtattaatatttaggggaaaataaaagtttgttttgcataatatatttgtgtgtattgtgtgtaatattatgtataaataaacacatacgaaatgtaagaatttttatttaatgtatttttatttatttatatataatataaaatatattcaaatataaatatacatgtaaatgtttcttaaatacatacatgcatgtatatatatatatatatatatatatgcaaaaacaaacttttattttgttgtatgcgattaatcgtgattaaacTTTTGACAACcctattattattatactattattattaatattgcGTTAGTTATTTGGTTATTcattacataaataataataataatagttgtTATTGTTGTTGTCATTTGTTAAGGTAAAAAAATGGCTCatactaaggtaataaaaacataacaatttattatgtaaggtctttatacaccactaaaaacatagttatgtatattcTATCACATTTATGTCAAAATGTACATACTGCACATTTAAATGTGGTAAAATGCGCGGAATGGAAATGAGAGTAGCTTTCTTATTGGTGGAATTATTTAacaattatttgtatttaagtaatataaatagttattttatttattattagtataaTATTATGTTTTACTTATTTGTCATAACCTTTTCTGTCtttcaaacaaaataaatgtgttcaGCCAAAaacaaatcacacaaaaattaataataaaaatagatataaagtttataatagTTACAATAATATTAGAGGGTTATACTAGGGTATGAACTATCAACCCctcatatttttataataatatttttaaaacacattgaTGCATTTAGGAGATGCTTAAAACAATGTGATTGAGCTTAGGAAGTTAATCATATGAGAAGTGCAATACAGCTGAAAAATCTTTTAGAGACAATATCTGttgaacgagagagagagagagagagagagagagagagagagagagagactgagagagaggaagaagagttttttcttcaacaTTTTCATGTCAAGTGTACCGGAAAATCTATGTTTTCAGCTGTTTTAAGTTTTGTATAAGCTAAGGGATGCAGCAGACCGGACAGTTTAACAAAGCAATGTGGTTGGGAATCGCTGATCTATAGTGTATTTGTGTGACTGTTTGTTCTCTTTACAGGAGATGGCAGTGAATGTATACTCGACTTCAGTAACAATTGAGAACCTGAGCCGACATGACATGTTGGCATGGGTAAATGACTCCCTCCTGCTCACCTACACCAAAATAGAACAGTTATGTACAGGTGGGTTTAACTTAAACTTACTCAGTCTCTTATTTCACAGACTTTTGTCACTCTTCCCAGCTGCACTATTACTACTAACAGTACTGTCACAACGAAATAAAAAGAAAGATGTCCTTTTTTGCCGTTGATAACCTGTAACTTCTTTGTGGaatcaataaaataaatcagtGTACACTGTTAACTGACTCAGATCAGGTTATTCCCTGAT
This is a stretch of genomic DNA from Misgurnus anguillicaudatus chromosome 7, ASM2758022v2, whole genome shotgun sequence. It encodes these proteins:
- the LOC141365349 gene encoding dihydropyrimidinase-related protein 5-like — its product is MSSSAATARILIKGGKVVNDDFTQEADVYIENGIIQQVGKELMIPGGAKVIDATGKLVIPGGIDTSVHLNETFMNACTADDFYSGTKAALAGGTTMVIGHVLPEKNESLLDAYDKCRAHADPKACCDYALHVGVTWWGPKVRAQMETLVREKGVNSFQMFMAYKDVYMLRDSELFQALQNCKDIGAVARVHAESGELVAEGAKEALDLGISGPEGIEISRPEELEAEAAHRAITIANRAHCPIYLVNVSSMSAGDVLASAKMQGKVVHGETTTAHAVLNGLQYYHQDWAHAAAFVTVPPLRLDPNTPNYLLSLLGNDTLNVVASDHRPFTTKQKAMGKDDFTKIPHGVAGVEDRMSVIWERGVVGGKMDENRFVAVTSANAAKIYNLYPRKGRIIPGADADVVVWDPESTRTIAAATQWQGGDVNLYENLRCHGVPLVTISRGRVVYENGIFTCAEGSGKFYPLRTFPDYLYKKMVQREKCQALKGVERAPYTGDVAAVQNSGKKESATADGDMAPRPCTRHGGMRDLHESGFSLSGAQIDDNIPKRASARILAPPGGRSSGIW